Genomic DNA from Telopea speciosissima isolate NSW1024214 ecotype Mountain lineage chromosome 2, Tspe_v1, whole genome shotgun sequence:
aaggatccatgtaccaGACCCCATTCAGTTGAGATTCTCCTAACTTGTTGGGCTATGCCTCGCTCCTCTTActctcatctttcatttttctttacaTTTGCCATCTTTCATttatcattttccattttccttctcTCATCTAATTTCCCTTCCCTCCTTCCCCCCATCTCTTCATGCCCTTCATTGTGCCTTagtttttcctactttgttttgtttggatccttgtaactgaccccattaagttgggataggGCTGAGTTTGTTATCGTTGTTTGTGAATTCATCAAACATGCCAGGTCTTCTTATGTTCCTAGTGACAATATAATTTTGATTCCCTTTTCTATTATTAATTCATATTTATTGGGGGGTTCCCTCTAAGGTTGAAGAGATCTAGGAAGAAAATAGCAAAGAACTCATCTCTTAGTCGACCATTCACTAGGTCAATGAAATCCGATGCGGCTTGCCCCAAGCCAGTGTCATGAACATCTTGTTTTGGAATATCAGGGGCATGGGCAACAAGCCATCTGTTAGGCGGTTGAAGGCTCTTATTATATCTGCTAAGGTAGACATGGTGGGTATCACTGAACCAAAAGTTTCTTTCCACAAGGCTGGACGACTAATGAAAAAGATTGGGATGGATGGAGTTGTTTCCAATGGCGAGGATAATGGTCACAGGCTATGGGTGTTTTGGTGGCAAGGTGCTCAGGTCAGGGTAACGGACACTCATGAACAGTTTATCACCTTGGAATGCAGGGTGGGAAATGAGAAGGCAGTCCTTGTGTCTTTTGTACATGCATTATGCTCCTCTTATGAAAGACGGGTTCTCTGGAGTGCCTTGATTGACCAGGGGGTGGGAGTCTCAACCCCGTGGATTGTATGTGGTGATTTTAATGCTATTTTGAGCCCCGACGAAAAGGTGGGAGGAAGGCAAGTGTGCCCTATTTCTTTGGAGGATTTTGGCACTTTTGTAAATAATGCAGGTTTGGTGGATGGTGGTTTTCAAGGGAACGCCTTCACCTAGTCCAATAATCAGGAGGGTGGTGGGAAGATTCTGGCAAGGTTTGATCGGTTTTTGCTTAATGCTACGTGGCTGAATACCTTTAGCCACAATAAGGTGGAACATTATAATCGAGAATGCTCGGATCATGCGCCAATAATGCTGTACTCCGTGACCCAGACGACCTTTCGAGCCTCACCGTTCAAGTTTCAACAAATGTGGATTACCCATCCTGGATTCAAGGAGTGTGTTCGCCTGTGT
This window encodes:
- the LOC122650585 gene encoding uncharacterized protein LOC122650585 — protein: MGNKPSVRRLKALIISAKVDMVGITEPKVSFHKAGRLMKKIGMDGVVSNGEDNGHRLWVFWWQGAQVRVTDTHEQFITLECRVGNEKAVLVSFVHALCSSYERRVLWSALIDQGVGVSTPWIVCGDFNAILSPDEKVGGRQVCPISLEDFGTFVNNAGLVDGGFQGNAFT